In the genome of Sporocytophaga myxococcoides DSM 11118, the window GTATTTAACACTTACAACGCTGGTAAGAGCAAGCCAATAAAAGAATGTTGAAGGATTCAAGAAATTTAACGCTATTCCTTTAATTATAAAGTTACCTTTTTTATATTCCTTTTGAATAGGCGCCAGGCCAACCTTTTTATCTTCAGGTTTAAAAAAATAAAACAATCCAAAAAGACACAAAACTGAACCTCCTGCAGATTTTATAATTTTTTCGAAGTGTGCATTATCTATGAAGTTTGAAATCCCCAGATAAGATGCGAGAATAAAAAATACATCGCTTAAAGCAACTCCCAAAGCGAAAAAAACAGCATATTTAAAAGTTTTCTGAATACTTGTCTGAATAAGAGCAAAGAATACAGGACCGGGAAGCAATGCAAGCAAAGCTGCAAACCCTAAAGCACTTGCAATTATTTCAGCCATCAATGAGTGTTTTCAGTTTCCTGCTTTACAAATTTTGACCACTCGTCAAACAAAGCTTTTTTCATTACTCTTGGAAACTTATTCTGCCCTCCTTCTTTACCCTTGCTTTTGAACCATTTATAGAAAACAGCAGAGGGGATTACTTTTACAAAAATATCTTTCAGTGCATGCCCTCTTTCTACTCTGTAATCATCGTTCAATTGTTTCAGATGCTCATCCAATCGAAGTTTAAGTTGTTCATGATCCACTGATTGATCAGTACCAATAAACCATTGATGAGCAAATAGTGATTCATGCTCGATACCGGAAACTGTAAATTCTCTTATTTCAATATTGAACTCCTCTGAAATTTGATGTATCGCCTTGTTCATGTTTTCAACAGAAAGGTGTTCTCCACATAGGCTCAAAAAATGCTTTGTCCTTCCTGTAATGATTATTTCGGATTTGGCTTTGGATACTAATTTGATCACATCACCGATCAGATATCTCCAGGTTCCGGCGTTTGTACTCAGTAATAAAGCGTAATCTATTCCCTCTTCTATCTGATGGATCATCAATGTTTCAGGGTTATCTACCAGGTCACCATCCTGATTAAAGTTCTTTTCGTTAAACGGGACAAATTCGAAAAACAAACCATTATCAAGAGCAAGCTTCATAGACTTACTGTTTGGCACTGACTGGTAGGCTATAAAACCTTCGGAAGCCAGATAGGTCTCCATATAGATCAAAGGCTTTCCCAGCAGTTTTTCAAATCCCTTTTTGTAAGGTTCAAACGAAACTCCACCATGTACAAATATTTTCAGGTTCGGCCAGACTTCGTGAATATTTTTAACCTTATGGTATTCGATAATCCGCTCCATCATGATCTGGATCCATGCAGGTACACCTACAACAAAGCCAATATCCCAGTTTCTGGCATTTTCAGTGATTTCATTCAGCTTTTTATCCCAATCTCTGTTTTTAGCAATCTTTCTACCTGGTTTGTAAAAAAGGTGAAACCACAAAGGTATTTTACTAGCCTGAATTCCGCTCAGATCCCCTTCATAATATGAACCTGCTTTAAGTAGCTCGGTACTTCCTCCAAGCATCAGAATTTCTTTTTCAAAAACTTCACTTGGAAGGTCATATGCCGAAAGAGATAGGATCTGTTGAATTCCAGTTCGCTTATTGGATTTGATCATATCCTTTGTTAAAGGAATATGCTTGGTTGAAGCTTCTGAAGTACCGGAACTTAGCGCAAAATATCTAACTATTCCCGGCCAGGTGACATCGCGCTCTCCAGCCTTACTCTTATGCCACCACTGATTAAATAACTTATTATAATTCCAGACGGGTACATTCTTTTTATATTCTGTATAAAAACTTTCTCCCTCGTTGTTAAAACTCTGAAGTATTCTTTGAAAATGATAATGCTCCCCAAACTGTGTTTCTGAGGCTTTCTTCAAAAGCTTTTTCAGCTCTTTCTTTTGCATTTCAAATGCAGAACGTTGCTCACTCTCAATCTTTTTGCCTAGCTTAATCCCTTTGTTTAATATAGCACCAAATAACGCCATTCCTGCCAGTTTTTTTAAAAGATTTTTAACTTAAACTAATTATCTCTCCAACCCATTGCAATAATAATGCTAAGATAAATTGAAGAATTTAAACTTTTATCTATTTTTTAGTAAAATTACGTGGTTTTACGAGCAAAAGAACCCCAAATGAGTATTTCAGAAAATCTTCAGATAATCCGATCTTTTTTAGATCCATATAAAACCAAGTTGATTGCAGTTTCTAAAACTTATCCTTCCGAAACTATTTTAGAAGCCTATAACTCAGGACAAACAGATTTTGGAGAAAATAAAGTTCAGGAACTTATGTCAAAATATGAAGTTCTCCCTAAAGAAATCCGTTGGCACCTGATTGGCCACCTGCAAAGTAATAAAATCAAATACATTGCGCCATTTATCCACTTAATTCACTCAGTAGATTCTTTCAAATTATTAAAGGAAATAAATAAAGAAGCTGAAAAAAGTAACCGGACTATCAACTGTCTCTTACAGGTACATATTGCTCAGGAAGAAACTAAGTTTGGCTTTTCAGAAGAAGAACTTTTACATACTATTCAATCTGAAGAACTTAAAGAACTTAAGAATGTCAGAATTTCTGGTTTGATGGGAATGGCAAGTAACACAGAGAATGAAGAGCAGATAAAGAAAGAATTTCAGCACATACAAAAACTCTTTAATAAGATTAAATCTTCTTTTCAGACAGATCAGATAAAAATGGAAGAATTATCTATTGGTATGAGTTCTGACTATAAATTAGCATGTAAATCCGGAAGTACCATGGTTCGTGTTGGAAGCGCTATATTCGGATCCAGAAATTACTTATAAATGAAATATTATGCATAAATTATTCCTAGCGGCAGGTTCCATTTCAGGGGCTTTATCTGTAATGATCGGAGCTTTTGGCGCTCATAAATTAAAAGATTATCTCCTAAAAGTTGGAAGAACAGATGTATTTGAAACAGCTGTAAAATATCAGTTTTACCATACTTTTGCTCTGTTATTTATCGGGCTGTTGCTCTTGATTAAAGGAGATATCAAATCCCTTAATTACTCAGGTTATTGTTTTATAACGGGAGTTATAATATTTAGTGGTTCCCTTTATGTGCTTTGCCTTACAAATGTATCTAAATGGGGAGCAGTAACTCCCATCGGCGGGCTATTTCTGATTGCCGGATGGATATTTGCTTTGATCAGTATCGTGAAAAACTTCTGATAAAGTAAAGGTTATTTCTTAGGCTGGACATTAACCACAATATTAACTCTCGCAGGATTGTTAGTTGCATTACTCAGTATAGTAATCACTTTGGTTAACCGGCCTTCTTTTCCCTCAGAATTGAATTTCACAAGAATTTCCCCTTCTTTACCAGGCATTACTGGGTCTTTAGAAAATTTGGGAACTGTGCATCCGCATGTTGTAAGTACTTCTCTCAACATCAGTGGTGCATTTCCTGTATTTATAAACTTAAAAACATGCTTTACCGAATCCCCCTGAACGATATCTCCAAACTCAAATGACTTTTCGGCAAATTCCAGGATCGCACCGTTGGCAGTTTGAGCTCTCCCCTGAAAATTTAAAATTAACGCTAAAAAGAGTGTAAGGCTATATATTAAAAAGGGTTTCATATTCATATTCCAATTTTTTCTTTTAAAACTAACAATTTTCCTGCCATTTATCAGAAAAATTTACTGTTAAAATTCACCAGGAACAATTCCTCTGATGCTCTGGTGACTGCTGTATATAACCATCTTGCAAATTCTTTGTTGACTTGTTCTTCTGTAAGATACCCCTGATCAACAAAAACTGCTTTCCACTGCCCCCCTTGTGACTTATGACAAGTCAATGCATAAGCAAATTTTACCTGAAGAGCATTAAGGTATGGATCTTTCCTGATAGCATCAACCCTGTCCTTCTTACTCTTAATGTCAAGATAATCCTGAAGCACAGAGTCATATAGCTTTTTATTTTCCTCTTGTGATACAGAAGGTGTAACACTATGAAGAGTATCTAGAAAGATAAGGGTTTCGAAGGCTGGTAAATCAGGATAATCAATCAGCTGGAGTTCCACTTTTGCAAAGCGAAAGCCATGAGCATCTATAATACTTCTGATTTTCCTGATCTCTGCAAAATCGCCATTGGCAATAAAGCCAGGAGTTGTACCTTCTTCCAGTACGGTATAGTTGTTTCTGACAACCATAAGCAGATCTCCCGCCTCTATTTCACTTTCACAGAAGCGTATAGCTCTGCGAACATAATTATTGTATTGTGTAGCTGACTTGTTAGATCTGCAAATAATGACTGTATTTTCTTCCCCGTACTTATCATAAGCATACCTCAATCCCTCTTCCAGCTTCTCCCCTGTCATTCGGTAAAAGTCTTTATACCCTTTTGTGGTAAATCGGATATCGAAATTTTCTTTAGTTAATTTAGTACGCAGAGAAGTCGCATTGAACAAAATACCGGAAGCCTGCTCCTGCCTTACCACTTCACTGAGTTCGTATTCAACAAGATCTATCCCGAAATTGTGTTGAAGATAATCACCTTCCAGCGCCTGACTTATTTCTCTCTTTATTGGAGGAAGCTGTGCATTATCACCAATAAGCATTAAACGGTTAGACTTTTTTTCGAAGACAAATTCCATAAGATCAGTCAAGAGCTTCCTTTCTCCAAAATCTCCATCGTCTGAAATCATAGAAGCCTCATCAACTATGAATAGTGTATTAGCAAAAAGATTCTTTTTTCTCCTGAACTGTAGGTTTCCGCTGACAGAATCCTCTTCCCTTACATAGATTTGTTTATGAATGGTAAAAGCTTTTCGGCCCGAATAGTTGCCCATTACCTTAGCGGCTCTTCCTGTCGGAGCCATTAGGACTACCGGCATCTCTAAAGTATCCAAAGCTTTTACCAGGGCACTTACCAAAGTAGTTTTACCGGTACCTGCATACCCCTTCAGAAGAAAAACAGGCTTTTTCAATTGCCTTGAAAAGAGGAAATCATCAAGCATTTTAAATACAGCTTGCTGACCGTAGGTTGGTTCAAATGGGAAGTTAGAGGAAATTAAAGCTGAAGGTCGCACAGGATACAAATTTCCGATAAATTGCAGTAATATGGAAGAGCATCAACAGGAAATAATTAGTACATACGGAAATAAAATCAGAGTCAGAGTTTGTGGGTTACTATTCAGAAACTCCGAAATACTATTAGTCAAGCACTTGACTATTGGGAAAAATAAATTCTTTTATGCTCCACCGGGAGGAGGAGTAGATTTTGGTGAATCTGCTGAGGAGTCTTTGATCCGTGAATTTTACGAAGAGACGGGGTTAATTGTAAGAATCAAGGCGTTCCTTCTCACCCATGAATACCTAGAACCTCCATTGCATGCTATAGAACTTTTCTTTGAGGTAGAAGAAATCGGAGGAGCACTGACATTGGGAAAAGATCCCGAGATGGGGCTGGAGAATCAGATTATCAAAGAAGTTAAATTCTGGAGCCTTTCCGAGATTCAAAAAAATGATGCTTGTTTGTTCCATAATATTTTCCGTCTGGCGAAAACCAATACTGAACTATTAAACCTAAAAGGTTATTTTCTTCAAAGAGGGAATGATTAGAGGGTATGGAAAACATTAAAGAACTTCAACAGGATATTATCGATATCTATGGAAATAAAACCAGGGTTAAAGTTCGAGGCTTGTTAATCAGAGACCATTCGGAGGTACTGCTTATCAAGCACCTTACCATAGGAGAAAACAAGTTCTATTACGCTCCTCCTGGAGGTGGTATAGACTTCGGCGAATCGGCTGAAGAATCTCTGATTCGGGAATTTTATGAAGAGACTGGACTTAGAGTAAAGATCAAAAAATTTCTTTTCACTCATGAATACCTCAGTCCACCATTTCATGAGGTGGAACTTTTCTTCGAGATAGAAGAAACTGGAGGAAAATTGAAATTGGGGAAAGATCCTGAGATGGAATCAGACAATCAAATTATAGAAGAAGTTAAGTTCTGGAACATTTCAGAGATTCAAAAAAAAGATGCCGGTTTGTTCCATAATATTTTTCGCCTGGGAAAAACCGATACGGAACTATTAAACCTAAAAGGCTATTTTCTTCAGAAGGGTAATATTTAACGATTGTTTTTCCACATTTTAACATTTTTGTGGAAAAAATATTTTCAACAGTAAAAATTTGGTTAATTTTAAAGAGAAATAGATTATTAACCATTTATCCACATTATCCCCCAATCAATGTGAATATCTTGTTAAGATGGAAGAACTAACAGCACAGTACAAGTTAAACAAAAGAATAAAAGACGATCAGTTCAATGTGGACTTGATTGCAAGGTATACCCTATCACTTCAAGTAAGTAAAGACCTTTTCAGAATTTGCATTACTGATTCTGTAAAAAACAGATGTCTATTGCTTGAAGATTACCAATTACAAAATATCCGCACACCTGATCAGTTGCTTGAACAATTGGGACTTTTATATGAAGATCATGCTTTGTTGCAAGCAGGATTCTGGAAGGATGTAAGGCTAGCCATAAAAAATACCTGCTTTTCTTTAATACCTTTCTCCCTATTTGAGAAACAATATTTAAAAGACTATCTCCATATCAATTGTCATTTCTCTGATGACAATAATGACGAAGTTTATTATTATCGTCAAAACAGACTGGATGCAGTGAACATCTTCTCTGCGGATAAAAAAATAATAGAGTGGTTTAATTTAAGGTACCCGTCCAAAAAGGTAAAGATTGTACACCATACAAGCCCATTGATTGAAGGTGTTTTACTTACCGGAACCAACAAGCAGGATTTATCAGTAGTGATCAATGTAGAAAATCAATACATGACCATCCTGGTAAAGCGCAGTAAAAATCTCGAATATTGTAATTCATTTAATTATATAAGTCCAGAAGATTTTGTTTACTTCACTATGTTTGTGATGGATCAGCTTCAGATCAATCCGGAATTAGTACCTGTTACTATTTTCGGAGAAATCAGTCCTGATTCAACCTTATATAAAAAGCTTTATAAATATATCAAAAACATTTCGTTCGGGGATAAACCATCTAACCTTCATTTTGGATATAACTTTGATGAAGTTTTCGACCATAAGTTTTTTGATCTATATACCATGCACCTTTGTGAATAGCTCTAATTAAACTAATGGAAAGAACAGCACTATTTCCGGGATCATTTGACCCATTTACCAAAGGACATTTGGATATTGTTATGCGCAGTATCAGTTTGTTCGATAGAGTAATTATAGGAATAGGAAAAAACACCAATAAAAGCAGGTACTTTCCTTTAGAATTTATGGAGGAAAAAATTAAAGGTGTATTTCAAGACTATCCACAGGTAAGTGTAGAATCTTATGAGGGATTTACTGCTGATTTTGCAAAGAGAAGAGATGCAAAATTTTTAATCAGAGGATTAAGAAATACTACAGATTTTGAATACGAATGCGGTATAGCCCAGGCGAATAAATTTCTTTGGAATGAAATGGAGACTATATTCCTTATTACTTCGCCTGAACTAGCAGCATTAAGCTCGTCTATTATAAGAGACTTGCACAGATATGGAGCAAAGGCAGATCATTTTCTGCCTTATGAATTAAACTATCCTACAAAATAGTTTTTTCCTTATAAAAGTTATCCAGAACCTCTTCTATAGATCTGTAGGAGTTTTTGGTAGCTTTTTTCACGTCTTTTTTATCCATCCACCTGACGTCTTCAATATACTCCTCAATCTGAGGACGCATCATAGTGTCATTTACATTTTCCATGAGATACCAGGTAGTTTTCTTCAAAATTCTCCTTCCTTTGCGTACATAAGTATGCCAGGTTTTGCAAATTTTTTCTTTAACCTCTACCTTGATATTACACTCCTCTTCTACCTCTCTTTTGGCCCCTTTTTCCGTATCCTCTTTCTTTCTTAATTTTCCTTTTGGCAAATCCCATTTTTTAAGCCGGAAAATCATGAGAATTTTATCCTCCTTCACAACAATTCCACCTGCCGCTTTGACAATCTTAAATTGATCCTTGACAAATTCAATAGCAAATTTTTTATCCGGAACGGCAAACGTTATCTCTTTAAGTTTCTTTAGTTTTTTTACCTCCAGAAGCTTAAGCAAACGGTCTATATGGGAAGGAGATGCTCCCATAATAATGACACTACCTACGAGGTTTTTAGAAATAATCTCATTTTTGCCATCGAGCACAGCATCATAACCACTGCTGTCCAATTGCTCACCAAGCTGCACTATCCATACAGGCTTGTCATTCAAAAAAAGCTTCATTTAAATTGGTAATTGGGATGGTAAATTTTGATTATATATCATGCAAAGTAACAAATAGAATTGTATCATGCTATTAAATATTATTCTAAATTTGCCTTCAAATAAATTTATATGTCTTCAGAAAAAGTAGCTGAATCCCTTCTTAAGATCGGTGCGATAAAACTTCGTCCTGAAAATCCTTTTAAATGGGCATCAGGCTGGAACTCACCAATTTACTGCGATAACAGATTTTCTCTTTCATTTCCTGATGTTAGAAACATCATTAAAGAAGAACTTGTTTCTCTTGTAAAAGATTATTTTCCCCAAGCAGAGGCTATTGTCGGTGTGGCAACTGCCGGTATCCCTCAAGGTACTCTAATCGCGGACAAGATGAACTTGCCATTCCTTTACGTAAGACCCAAGCCAAAAGATCACGGAATGGAAAATCTTATTGAAGGAAAAGTTACACCAGGACAAAAAGTTGTTGTCGTTGAGGATCTTATATCAACTGGAGGAAGCTCATTAAAAGCTGTAGAAGCTTTGAGAGATGGTGGAATTGAGGTACTTGGAATGGTTTCAATTTTTACTTACGGTTTTGATCTTGCTGAGAAAAACTTTAAAGACAAAGGAGTTCTATTGAAATCACTTACAGATTACAATGCATTGCTCAAAGAAGCGATTAAACTTGGATACATTAAAGAAAGCGACCTGGAAACATTAAAATCCTGGAGAACAGCTCCGGAAAAATGGTCAGTATAATCATTTTATATTTATAATTTTAAAAAGCCTTTCGAAGCTGGATTTAACATGGATCTACTTTGAAAGGCTTTAGAATTTCAGCCCAAAATAGTCTTAACACCTTGAAAAGAATAGGTTTAATTTCGGACACGCACGGATTTCTGGATCCAAAAGTCTTTGATCATTTTAAAGATGTAGATGAAATCTGGCATGCAGGAGATTTCGGACCAGCTGAAGTAGCTTTAGAATTAGCCAGAATTAAACCCTTAAAAGGTGTTTATGGCAATATTGATGACAAAGACATTCGTTTTGAATTTCCAAAAGATTTGATTTTTGAAGAAGAAGGACTTAAAATCTTCATCACTCATATAGGAGGCTATCCTGGGCACTATGCCAAAGGAATAAAAGATCAACTTATGAAGGAAAGACCAGATCTTTTTATTTGCGGTCATTCTCATATTCTGAGAGTTATTTCCGACCCTGACCTTAAATTAATTTCAATAAATCCTGGAGCTGCTGGAAATCAAGGGTTTCACAAAATAAAAACAATTATGAAATTTGACCTCAACAATAAAAAACTGGAAAATGTGAAGGCCATTGAATTAGGCAAAAGAGGATAAAATAAAAAAGGTGAACCTAAATTCACCTTTTCTTATAATAACTTTATGAATGCTTAATTATGCACCAGCTTGTTTTTTCAACTCTTCTAGATCTATTTTCTTGATCACAGGAACAGCAGTAAGTCTTTTAATGCTTGTAGTTCTTGCTTTAGAAACAGTTTTATTCTTTTTTTCTTTTCTTTTTAATCTAGTGACTGCCATTGTTCTTAAAATTAGAATTGAGTCCGCAAAGATATACTTTTTTCTTATAACCGAAAAACTTTTTTAAAAGATATTATTAAAATTTCCGCTGGCTATCAGGTAAAATGTAACATGAGCCATCATGCACGCTGCTGGCCATAGCTCCCAGCGGATGTTTATTGAATTTTGACCATAAAATCTTTTTATCCACAACATTGCAATGAATATTCCAAGGAAGGAACAAAGCAAGCTTAGAATATATACAACAGCCTTTATTGCAGCCTTTGGACTATGAAAGCTAATAAAACCTCTATGTTCCTCTATTCCAAATGGATTCGTAACTCTGTCAGAATGAATAGGCTTTATTACAATCAGTGGATTATGGACCGATGTAGATGCTTCTGTTAAAAATGTCTTTTCACTGACTTTATATCGTTCTCCGAACAATTCCCAATTCAGCAATAACGCCACGCTGCATTCAAAAATCAGAAACAGCATGGGAATCAATAACATTTTGTAATTTTCTCTTTTCTTTAAAATGTAATCTAAGCTTTTAATAATTTTCATAACACTTATTTTTACTCAAACCAGGCCTTTATTTACGATCAAAAAAGGCCAATTGTTAACCTCTTTTTGTATTTTTGCCGGCAAATTCCAATTATGAGTAATCAAAAACCCTCAATCCCAAAAGGTACAAGAGATTTTGGCCCTGAAAAAATGGCCAAAAGAAATTATATATTTTCTACTATTAAAGAAGTATTTACCCGCTTTGGATTTCTTCCTTTGGAAACTCCTTCCATGGAAAATATTTCTGTTCTCACGGGGAAATATGGAGATGAGGGAGATCAACTAATTTTTAAAATACTGAACTCCAGGCTTTACGAAGCAAAAAATAAAGAGGAGCTAAAATCTGAATTTGATAAAAGTCTGGAGAAAAACATCAACTCCGATGTCCTAACAGAAAAAGCTTTAAGATATGACCTTACCGTACCATTTGCTCGGTATGTAGTTATGAACAGGAATGAAATAACTTTTCCTTTTAAAAGGTATCAGATTCAACCCGTTTGGAGAGCAGACCGGCCGCAAAAAGGCAGATACAGAGAATTTTATCAATGTGATGCAGATATCGTAGGAACCGACTCACTCCTATGCGAAGCTGAAATTGTACTGATGGTTCATGAGGTTTTTAAAAAGCTTAAAATTGAAAACTTCGCTCTGAAAATTAATAACAGGAAGATTTTGTCGGGAATTACTGAAATTATTGGCAAGCCAGGTTGCGAAACAGACTTTTGTGTTGCAATTGACAAGCTTGACAAAATCGGTATTGAAGGAGTTCTGAAAGAATTAAGAGAAAAGGACTTTGATGAAAAAAGTGTAGAATTGCTTTTACCTATTCTTCATCTGCAGGGTGGCAGCAAAGAAAAGCTTGAAGCAATGAGGGAGATCCTAAAAAATTCTCCCTCAGGTTTAAAAGGAATTGAAGAAATAAATACTGTACTTGAAAAAGTTGATCTTATGGGATTGACAAACTCTAGTCTTGAATTTGACCTGACTCTGGCTCGTGGCTTGAGTTACTACACAGGAGCGATATTCGAAGTAAAAGCAATCGGAGTTCAAATAGGAAGTATCAGTGGTGGAGGCCGTTACGATAATCTTACAGGAGTATTCGGACTTCCGGGAGTTTCCGGTGTGGGTATTTCCTTTGGGGTAGACAGGATTTATGATGTGATGGAAGAATTAAATCTCTTCCCTGAAGAACACCTGAACTCAACGAAAATTCTACTATGCTATTTTGACGAAAAAGGACAACAATTTGGGCTGCCTTTACTTACCAAATTAAGGGCTGAGTGTA includes:
- a CDS encoding GH3 family domain-containing protein; the encoded protein is MALFGAILNKGIKLGKKIESEQRSAFEMQKKELKKLLKKASETQFGEHYHFQRILQSFNNEGESFYTEYKKNVPVWNYNKLFNQWWHKSKAGERDVTWPGIVRYFALSSGTSEASTKHIPLTKDMIKSNKRTGIQQILSLSAYDLPSEVFEKEILMLGGSTELLKAGSYYEGDLSGIQASKIPLWFHLFYKPGRKIAKNRDWDKKLNEITENARNWDIGFVVGVPAWIQIMMERIIEYHKVKNIHEVWPNLKIFVHGGVSFEPYKKGFEKLLGKPLIYMETYLASEGFIAYQSVPNSKSMKLALDNGLFFEFVPFNEKNFNQDGDLVDNPETLMIHQIEEGIDYALLLSTNAGTWRYLIGDVIKLVSKAKSEIIITGRTKHFLSLCGEHLSVENMNKAIHQISEEFNIEIREFTVSGIEHESLFAHQWFIGTDQSVDHEQLKLRLDEHLKQLNDDYRVERGHALKDIFVKVIPSAVFYKWFKSKGKEGGQNKFPRVMKKALFDEWSKFVKQETENTH
- the pyrE gene encoding orotate phosphoribosyltransferase; its protein translation is MSSEKVAESLLKIGAIKLRPENPFKWASGWNSPIYCDNRFSLSFPDVRNIIKEELVSLVKDYFPQAEAIVGVATAGIPQGTLIADKMNLPFLYVRPKPKDHGMENLIEGKVTPGQKVVVVEDLISTGGSSLKAVEALRDGGIEVLGMVSIFTYGFDLAEKNFKDKGVLLKSLTDYNALLKEAIKLGYIKESDLETLKSWRTAPEKWSV
- a CDS encoding YggS family pyridoxal phosphate-dependent enzyme; its protein translation is MSISENLQIIRSFLDPYKTKLIAVSKTYPSETILEAYNSGQTDFGENKVQELMSKYEVLPKEIRWHLIGHLQSNKIKYIAPFIHLIHSVDSFKLLKEINKEAEKSNRTINCLLQVHIAQEETKFGFSEEELLHTIQSEELKELKNVRISGLMGMASNTENEEQIKKEFQHIQKLFNKIKSSFQTDQIKMEELSIGMSSDYKLACKSGSTMVRVGSAIFGSRNYL
- a CDS encoding LysE family transporter, yielding MAEIIASALGFAALLALLPGPVFFALIQTSIQKTFKYAVFFALGVALSDVFFILASYLGISNFIDNAHFEKIIKSAGGSVLCLFGLFYFFKPEDKKVGLAPIQKEYKKGNFIIKGIALNFLNPSTFFYWLALTSVVSVKYSDNQVDVFTFFSILILSIFGMDVLKSYLANRIKKVFTNNTILILNKLLGGILILIGVNFLVSAFTGRTFV
- a CDS encoding metallophosphoesterase family protein, with protein sequence MKRIGLISDTHGFLDPKVFDHFKDVDEIWHAGDFGPAEVALELARIKPLKGVYGNIDDKDIRFEFPKDLIFEEEGLKIFITHIGGYPGHYAKGIKDQLMKERPDLFICGHSHILRVISDPDLKLISINPGAAGNQGFHKIKTIMKFDLNNKKLENVKAIELGKRG
- a CDS encoding DUF1573 domain-containing protein → MKPFLIYSLTLFLALILNFQGRAQTANGAILEFAEKSFEFGDIVQGDSVKHVFKFINTGNAPLMLREVLTTCGCTVPKFSKDPVMPGKEGEILVKFNSEGKEGRLTKVITILSNATNNPARVNIVVNVQPKK
- the coaD gene encoding pantetheine-phosphate adenylyltransferase — its product is MERTALFPGSFDPFTKGHLDIVMRSISLFDRVIIGIGKNTNKSRYFPLEFMEEKIKGVFQDYPQVSVESYEGFTADFAKRRDAKFLIRGLRNTTDFEYECGIAQANKFLWNEMETIFLITSPELAALSSSIIRDLHRYGAKADHFLPYELNYPTK
- a CDS encoding NUDIX hydrolase, which produces MKLFLNDKPVWIVQLGEQLDSSGYDAVLDGKNEIISKNLVGSVIIMGASPSHIDRLLKLLEVKKLKKLKEITFAVPDKKFAIEFVKDQFKIVKAAGGIVVKEDKILMIFRLKKWDLPKGKLRKKEDTEKGAKREVEEECNIKVEVKEKICKTWHTYVRKGRRILKKTTWYLMENVNDTMMRPQIEEYIEDVRWMDKKDVKKATKNSYRSIEEVLDNFYKEKTIL
- a CDS encoding DUF423 domain-containing protein, with protein sequence MHKLFLAAGSISGALSVMIGAFGAHKLKDYLLKVGRTDVFETAVKYQFYHTFALLFIGLLLLIKGDIKSLNYSGYCFITGVIIFSGSLYVLCLTNVSKWGAVTPIGGLFLIAGWIFALISIVKNF
- a CDS encoding AAA family ATPase, translated to MRPSALISSNFPFEPTYGQQAVFKMLDDFLFSRQLKKPVFLLKGYAGTGKTTLVSALVKALDTLEMPVVLMAPTGRAAKVMGNYSGRKAFTIHKQIYVREEDSVSGNLQFRRKKNLFANTLFIVDEASMISDDGDFGERKLLTDLMEFVFEKKSNRLMLIGDNAQLPPIKREISQALEGDYLQHNFGIDLVEYELSEVVRQEQASGILFNATSLRTKLTKENFDIRFTTKGYKDFYRMTGEKLEEGLRYAYDKYGEENTVIICRSNKSATQYNNYVRRAIRFCESEIEAGDLLMVVRNNYTVLEEGTTPGFIANGDFAEIRKIRSIIDAHGFRFAKVELQLIDYPDLPAFETLIFLDTLHSVTPSVSQEENKKLYDSVLQDYLDIKSKKDRVDAIRKDPYLNALQVKFAYALTCHKSQGGQWKAVFVDQGYLTEEQVNKEFARWLYTAVTRASEELFLVNFNSKFF
- a CDS encoding DUF3822 family protein, with the protein product MEELTAQYKLNKRIKDDQFNVDLIARYTLSLQVSKDLFRICITDSVKNRCLLLEDYQLQNIRTPDQLLEQLGLLYEDHALLQAGFWKDVRLAIKNTCFSLIPFSLFEKQYLKDYLHINCHFSDDNNDEVYYYRQNRLDAVNIFSADKKIIEWFNLRYPSKKVKIVHHTSPLIEGVLLTGTNKQDLSVVINVENQYMTILVKRSKNLEYCNSFNYISPEDFVYFTMFVMDQLQINPELVPVTIFGEISPDSTLYKKLYKYIKNISFGDKPSNLHFGYNFDEVFDHKFFDLYTMHLCE
- a CDS encoding NUDIX domain-containing protein — encoded protein: MEEHQQEIISTYGNKIRVRVCGLLFRNSEILLVKHLTIGKNKFFYAPPGGGVDFGESAEESLIREFYEETGLIVRIKAFLLTHEYLEPPLHAIELFFEVEEIGGALTLGKDPEMGLENQIIKEVKFWSLSEIQKNDACLFHNIFRLAKTNTELLNLKGYFLQRGND
- a CDS encoding NUDIX domain-containing protein, with product MENIKELQQDIIDIYGNKTRVKVRGLLIRDHSEVLLIKHLTIGENKFYYAPPGGGIDFGESAEESLIREFYEETGLRVKIKKFLFTHEYLSPPFHEVELFFEIEETGGKLKLGKDPEMESDNQIIEEVKFWNISEIQKKDAGLFHNIFRLGKTDTELLNLKGYFLQKGNI